A portion of the Zootoca vivipara chromosome 6, rZooViv1.1, whole genome shotgun sequence genome contains these proteins:
- the PERM1 gene encoding PGC-1 and ERR-induced regulator in muscle protein 1: MENFEYSILLNDRDWAEFYLASEECSLSQPALATADEQLLSDLEEGEAAESGSVQVKVGPVLPASHSASCLPRGTPDGHLLVDEVLSGSDDETDLGSVIRFLCNSKQLGTACPQTSRRTQEGQLPRVTLKPSGSRTGLQVTVTEAAFTAKETERGDQPINPDCSLPVVLATATQGRALTEKSPGQERMERPPCAEPTNLKTTDGADNNGSSPICLELQHSKDPSLPACVGMQLPASMTSTAACWEPEPPLAAYPSSAPFYSPVSAELGGAERPEKGGKPLQVTLKAQAAAPLQENPSPSQGCLVPIVMVSAPSDMLSASRGGNIPGRVSKEEDISANVIVESGASNREALKEGGPVNQVRGSPCDNGVQPFPRAPGEKSGPSPIQATNSICDGLLQEDRETATSTGRVEKNDSGETCHYLGVALPFEEELHTIVQGEQTSDRLGEPTPYGPTLEGSPESGLSAMRWPKMYDCFFCDDTQEEGLGIGKEQPISGIDQELPEMDGPEMYEHFFSEMGEAKVRNKDGVLETVFSSGHQSAPSGGLGDPDLDMADSAMQMSTPEVYEHFFANKAKKKRNWRVFFFSIPASEVRKAARALKSFLCRPAHLLRSRPTSQGALLRKGSQGRLVLVSPRLLGENLPRPEDLGMAVMQPERPLQPVFTQRDMCLGFMAFASWAVKSSDLQAPDAWKIVLLANFGTLSAIRFFRRQVITDAQHGT; the protein is encoded by the coding sequence ATGGAAAATTTTGAGTACAGCATCCTGTTAAATGACCGGGATTGGGCTGAGTTCTACTTGGCTTCTGAAGAATGCAGTTTGAGCCAGCCAGCCTTGGCTACAGCTGACGAGCAGCTCCTCAGCGACCTTGAGGAAGGGGAGGCCGCAGAGAGTGGGTCGGTCCAAGTGAAAGTGGGCCCTGTCCTCCCAGCCAGCCATTCAGCCAGCTGCCTCCCACGTGGAACCCCAGATGGGCACCTGCTTGTAGATGAGGTTTTGTCTGGCAGTGACGATGAAACAGATCTGGGCTCTGTCATCAGGTTTCTGTGCAACAGCAAACAACTTGGCACAGCTTGCCCCCAGACTTCCAGGAGGACCCAGGAAGGTCAGCTGCCCCGTGTCACTTTGAAGCCATCAGGAAGTCGGACTGGGCTGCAAGTTACCGTCACAGAAGCTGCATTTACTGCCAAGGAAACAGAGAGAGGAGACCAGCCCATAAATCCAGACTGCTCCCTACCAGTAGTGCTAGCTACTGCCACCCAAGGGAGGGCCTTGACAGAGAAAAGCCCAGGGCAGGAGAGAATGGAAAGACCTCCCTGTGCTGAGCCTACAAACCTGAAGACCACAGACGGGGCAGACAACAATGGGAGCAGTCCTATCTGCTTGGAATTACAACACTCCAAGgatccctccctgcctgcctgtgtgGGCATGCAGCTCCCAGCATCAATGACGAGCACAGCAGCTTGTTGGGAACCAGAACCCCCACTTGCTGCCTATCCAAGCTCTGCTCCCTTTTATTCTCCAGTTTCTGCAGAGCTCGGGGGAGCAGAGCGCCCAGAGAAGGGTGGCAAGCCCCTTCAGGTCACCTTGAAGGCACAGGCAGCGGCGCCACTCCAGGAAAACCCATCTCCATCTCAAGGGTGTTTGGTTCCAATCGTAATGGTCTCTGCACCATCCGACATGCTATCGGCGAGCCGTGGGGGAAACATTCCGGGAAGGGTGAGCAAGGAAGAAGACATTTCTGCAAATGTCATTGTTGAGAGTGGAGCAAGCAACAGGGAGGCCTTAAAGGAGGGAGGCCCAGTGAACCAAGTCAGGGGCTCTCCATGTGACAACGGGGTTCAACCATTTCCAAGGGCACCGGGAGAAAAGAGTGGTCCAAGCCCAATCCAAGCAACAAATTCCATATGTGATGGGCTATTGCAGGAAGACAGAGAAACAGCTACTTCAACAGGAAGGGTTGAGAAGAACGACAGTGGAGAAACGTGCCACTATCTTGGCGTGGCTTTACCTTTTGAAGAGGAACTTCATACTATTGTTCAAGGAGAACAGACATCAGACCGCTTAGGGGAGCCAACTCCCTATGGTCCGACGTTAGAAGGCTCTCCAGAAAGTGGCTTATCtgccatgaggtggccaaaaatGTATGACTGTTTTTTCTGCGATGACACCCAGGAGGAGGGATTGGGGATTGGAAAGGAGCAGCCGATCTCAGGGATTGACCAAGAGCTGCCTGAAATGGATGGGCCTGAAATGTACGAACATTTCTTCAGCGAAATGGGTGAGGCCAAGGTGAGAAACAAAGATGGAGTTCTGGAGACAGTCTTCAGCTCCGGACATCAGTCGGCGCCATCTGGTGGCTTGGGGGACCCGGATTTGGACATGGCTGACAGTGCTATGCAGATGTCTACCCCAGAGGTGTACGAACACTTCTTTGCCaacaaagcaaagaagaagaggaactgGAGGGTTTTTTTCTTCAGCATCCCAGCCTCAGAGGTGAGGAAGGCTGCAAGAGCTTTAAAATCCTTTCTGTGCAGACCTGCACATCTTCTCAGATCACGGCCCACAAGCCAAGGCGCTCTGCTTCGGAAAGGATCTCAAGGAAGGCTGGTGCTCGTGTCTCCAAGGCTCCTGGGTGAAAACCTACCAAGACCAGAAGACCTAGGGATGGCTGTGATGCAACCAG